The Actinocorallia herbida DNA window AGCCGGAGCAGCCCTTCGGAGTAGCGCTGGCCGTGGGCCTCCAGTGCCCGATCCGCCCGGTCGAGGGCGTTCTCGGCCCGGTCGGGCCGGCCGGCGGCCAGCCACATCTCGGCGATCAGTCCGAGGTGGAAGGCCAGGCCGAAGCGGGGCGGGTCGGTCAGCGTCTCGGCCAGGAGCCGTTCGGCCTCCTCGGCGGTGCCGGCCGGATCGTCGCCGGTGAGCGCGCGGGCCCAGTACCAGTCCAGCCGGACGTAGTGCTCCTGCTGCAGGGCGAGGCGGCCGGTGCCCACCGCGGTCCACCGGTCGACCACCTGCAGCACCCGGGCGGCGTCACCGGCCATGGCCGTGATCATGGTGATGTAGTAGGCCCACGTCGCGACCGCGTAGCCGTCGGCCGGTCCGTTCCATCGGTCGAGCAGGGCGGCGGCCTTCTCGACGTCGCCGTGCAGCGCGGTCACGACGGCCTGCCAGCCGGGCCACTCGCCCGAGACGTCGCGCCGGATCGGGGTGTCGGTCGGTCCGGACGCCGGGCCGTGCCGAATGGCGAGGTCGTTCTCGTTGAAGTGCCGGTACGCCTCGCCGATGTTGCCGATGTCCCACTGGTGCAGGCCCCAGGCCTGCCTGCCGTACACCTGGACGACCGGATCGCCGGACGCCTTTCCCTGCTCGTGCAGCCGGCGGACCAGGTGCTCGCGGTCCCATTCGAGGAACGTGTAGGCCCCGAACAGGCGGGCGAAGAGGAGCCCGGCGGCCTCGGCGTCCCGGCCGAGGCCGCGGGCCAGTCGCTCCGCCCGCTCCAGCAGGTCGGAGGTCGTGCCGCCGTAGCCCGCCTGCCGCCGCGGAGCGATCGCGAGCAGGGAGAGAGCGGACAGCTCCAGCTCCGGGAGCCCGGCCGTCCGCGCGATCCGGGCGGCTTCCTGCAGATGCCGGTCCGCCGCGGCGAACGCGAGCTTGGCCGTCGCGCGGCGGCCCGCCCGTTTCATCGCCTCCGCGGCGCGCACCGGGTCGGCGAGGGGGCCCGCCGCTCCCAGGTGGTAGGCCAGCCGTTCGGTGACGGACTCGTCGTCCGCGTCGCTCTGCTCGAGCGCGTCCGCGATGCGCAGGTGCAGCCTGAGTGCCTCCTGGGGCGTTGTCGTCTCGGCGACGGACTCACGGACCAGGTCGTGCGAGAAGCGGAACGCGAACGGATCGGCCGGCCGGGGCTCCAGCACGCCGAGCGCACGCAGCGGCTCCAGCATGCCGAGGCAGTCCGCGAGGTCGACGCCCGCCGTGCGGGCGAGCAGCCGGGCCTCGACGTCGCGGCCGATGAGCGCGGCGATCCGCAGCAGCTCTCCGGCACCGCGATCGAGCCCCGCCATCCGGTCGCGGACGACGTCGCGCACCGTGGCCGGGACCCCGGTCTCCACCGGGGCTCCGGCGCCCGCGAGCGCGCCCGCGTCGCTGAGGAGCCGGGACAGTTCGCGGACGAAGAACGGATTGCCGCCGGTGCGGGAGTGGATGGTCCGGGCGACGCCCGCACCGGGCTCACGGCCGGTCTCGCGGCGGATGAGTTCGGCCACGTCGGGCGGGCCGAGCGGGCCGAGCCGGATCCTGCGGTGGCCGGGCAGCCGGCCGGCGGCGGCCAGGACCCGGGAGAGCTCGGAGCCGGGTTCGGGCGCGCGGTCCCGCAGCGAGCCGATGATGGAGGCGCGGGGCGGCAGGCGGGCCGCCAGATGGCCGAACAGCTGGAGCGAGGTGGCGTCGGCCCACTGCAGATCGTCGACGATGAGCAGCGTGGGCCGCCCGCTCGCGGCCTGGCCGACGACGGTGACGACCTGCTCGAACAGGCGGAACTGGGCGCGGCTCCCGGAGAGCATGGGCGCGGGATCGTCCCGCGCTTCGAAGAGGATGCCGAGGTCGCCGCTCAGCCACTTCTCCCGCGCCGGCGCGGGCAGGCCGTCGAGCACCACCGCGAGCGCCTGCGCCCACGGCCACAGCGCCGGTGCCGCGTCGCCTTCCAGGCACGACGCCCAGACGACGAGCGCGCCGCGCCGCCCGGCCCCGTCCGCGACCTCCTCCAGCAGGCGGGTCTTGCCCACGCCCGGTTCGCCTTCGACGATCCCGCGCCCGGCGCGTCCGCTGAACGCCTCCCGCAGCACCTGGCGCAGCACGGCGAGTTCCTCGGCCCGGCCGACCAGACCGGCGTCGCCGCTCCCGGGAGCCCGGTCGACGTCCCCGCCCGGTCGCGGCGACGGCGTCGAGGTCCGCGTCAGCACCTGGAGGTGCGCGGCCTGCAGCGCCGGTCCGGGGTCGATGCCGAGTTCGTCGGCCAGGCGGTCGCGGAGCGCGTCGAAGGCCGACAGCGCCTCGGCCTGGCGTCCTGCGGCGCCGAGCGCCGTGATGAGGGCCGCCTGCACGGGCTCGTGGAACGGGCCCATCTTCGCGGCCAGCTGCAGCGCCGGCAGCACCCGGTCCGCGCGGCCCAGCGCGACGGCCAGATCGGCCGCGGCGGCGCACGCGGCGTGGAACTCGTCGTCGATGGACGAGAAGACCGCCATGGCCGCCGTGCCGTGGGCGAAGCCGTCGCCTGCCGGGCCCTGCCACAGCCCGAGCGCCTCGACGTAGTGGTCGAGTGCCTCCTCGCGCCGCCGCTCGCCCACGTCCGCCGCGGCGCGGTCCACGAGCTCCCGGAAGGCGACCAGGTCCAGTGCGCCGGGCCCCGCGCTGAGCAGGTAGGCGTTGCCCCTGCGGTGCAGATAGGAGCTGGCCCCCCTGGCGCCGATCGCGGGTTCGAGCAGCCGGCGCAGACCTCCGACGTACTTGTGGATGACGTTGAGCGCGCTCGCGGGCGGATCGTCGCCCCAGATCAGGTCGATCAGCTCGCCCGTGGTGACCGGCCGGCCGGCGCTCGCCAGGAGCAGGGCCAGCAGATAGGCCTGCTGGCGGGGTCCGGCGTCCCGCTCGGCTCCGTCACGGAACACCCGCAGGGGACCGAGGATCCGCAGCCGGACGGAACCGGCGTCGGCCGACGGATCCGCGCCATCGGGCCGGGCCGTGCCCACTGGACCCGGTTCACGGGCGCTCTGCGAACCCGGCTTCGCCGGGGCACCCGTGAACCGGGCCGGGGGGACGGGCATGACCACGCGGCTCGGCTCCCGAATGGACAATAGATCATCCATTATGAGCCGTTTGTGAAGCCCGGGTCCAGCGGGTCCGCGCAGGTTCAGGCGTGGAGCCGAGGCGGGTTCAACCGGGCTCCCCCACCGGCGCGCGCCCGTCCACAGCGGACCGTCGCGGGCCTCGTCGGGTGAGCAGCCGTCCGAACCCCGCGGCCGTGAAGAACATGATGACGCCGTACACCACGGCCGGGATCGCCATCTCCGCGTTGTTCAGCAGCGCCGGACCGAGGGCCACCGTCATCGCGAACGCGGTGTTGTGGATCCCGATCTCGAATCCGACCGCGACGGCCTCCCGGTGACCGGCTCCGACGAGGCGCGGCACCGCGTACCCGGCCACCAGGCTCACGAGGTTGAAGGCCAGCGCGGCCGCGCCGACCGCGACGAAGTAGCCGGCGAGGTTCTCCCGCTGCCCGAGCAGAACCGTGCCGATGGCCACGACCAGGACGACGACCGACAGCACCCGGACGGGGCCGTCGAGCCGCCTCGCCACCCGGGGCGCCCGCGCGCGCACGAGCATCCCCAGCGCGACCGGCAGCACCACGATCATGAAGACCTGGACCACCTTCCCGGTCTGCAGCCCGACCTCGGCCCCGTCGGCCAGGAAGTACGCCGTCGACAGGTTCACCACGATCGGCAGGGTGATCACGACCAGCGCCGAGGTGACCGCGGTGAGCGTGACGTTCAGCGCGACGTGGCCGCCGAACAGGTGGCTGAACAGGTTCGCCGTGGGACCGCCCGGTGATGCCGCGACCAGCATCAGCCCCACCGCGGGTTCGGGCGGGAGCCCGAACGCCAGCACCAGGCCGAAGCAGACCACCGGCAGCACCACCAGCTGGCACAGCAGCGCCGCCGCCACCGCCCGCGGATGGCGGCCCACCCGCAGGAAGTCGTCCACCGTCAGGCTGAGCCCCAGCCCGAACATGACGACGCCGAGCGCGTAGGGCAGACTCGCCGCGATCACTTCGGAATCCATGGCGCATGGTCCCAAGCGGACCCCCGGCCGGTCAACGGCCCGTCGCCGCCGCGCTCCGCCCCCGCGAGGGCGCGAACCGGCCGTCCGGGCTCGGCGACCGGACGGCGGCAGTAGTACACCAGCGCGGGCGGAAGGTTGGCCCACACCGTGCGGCCGACCACGACCTCGTCGAACCGCGACCGCAGCTCCGCGTGCAGCCGCCGGGCGGGCGGCATCCAGCGGGCGTGCACGTAGGCGAACGTGGTGAAGACCCCGTGCGGTGGCAGGGACGCGACCACGGCGGACAGCACGGCATGTCGCCGGTCACCGGTGAACGCCGCCCAGGGCAGGCCGCTGACCACCACGTCGGCGCGGCCGAGTCCGCGCCGCGCGAGCACCTCGGCGAGATCGGACGCGTCCGCGTGCACCACCTCGACGCCGGGGAGCGACACCGCGAGACGCCGTGCGAACCGCACATTGACCTCGACGGCGATGTGCCGGCCCCGTCCGGCGAGGCGCCGCTGGATGGGGCCGGTGAAGGCGCCGGTACCCGGGCCGAGCTCCACCACGACGGGGGAGCCGGTCCCGGGCACCACCGCGGTCGCGGCCCGCGCCAGCGCCGGCCCGCTCGGCGCGACCGCGCCCACCGTCCTGGGGTCGTGCGCGAACTCCCGGAGGAACGGCACGGCTCAGCTCCCCGTGCGCGTCTTGGACGACGACACCGCCAAGGCGTGGCAGGCCAGCCCGACGCCCCAGCCGAGGGCCGGCCACAGGGGCCAGAAGAAGTGCTCGGGCGTGACGGTCCACCACACGATGATCTGGGCGGGAATGGCGATGGCGTAGGCGATGGCGTGGGCGCGCAGGCCCCATTTCACGGCGTTCTCGCTCTTCGTGGATCTCATGCCGCGAACGCTAGGACGCGGCACTTGACGTCCACTGGATCGGCCGTTCAGTGGGCGTCAATCGGGCCTCCGCACCATGGCACCCGAGATCGAACACCACGGTGAAAGGTGCACATCATGACGACTCGCCGAGCGGTACTCGCCGGATCCACCGCGATCGCCACCGGGGCGCTCCTGGGGACGGACACGGCGGCGGCAGGCCCACGGCCGGAGGCCAGGCCCACGGTGGTACTCGTGCACGGGGCGTTCGCCGACGCGTCCGGCTGGAACGAGGTCGCCTCCCGCCTCGTCCGCGACGCCTATCCGGTCCTCGCCCCGGCGAACCCGCTACGCGGCGTCGCCTCCGACTCCGCCTACCTGGCGGACGTCCTGCGGACCCTCCCGGGCCCGATCGTCATAGCGGCGCATTCCTACGGCGGCATCGTCGCCACGAACGCCGCGGCCGGCAACCCGAACGTGAAGGCGCTCGTCTACGTCGCCGCGTTCGCCCCCGATCAGGGCGAGACGCTGCTCGGCCTGCAGACGAAGTTCCCCGGGAGCCGCCTCGACGAGGCGGCGCTGGACTTCCGCCCCTATGGCGACGGGAGCGTCGACGGGTACATCAAGCGGGACTCCTTCCCCGACGTGTTCGCCGGAGACGTCCCGAGGGCCACCGCCGCCTTGATGTGGGCCACCCAGCGGCCGGCCGACGTGCGCACCCTCGGCGAACCCTCCGGCCCGCCCGCCTGGTCGACCATCCCGTCCTTCTACCTGGTCGCGCGCCGGGACCAGGTGCTGCCCGCCGAGGCGCAGCGGTTCATGGCCGAGCGGGCCGGGTCGCACGTCCGGGAGGTCAATGCCTCGCACGTCGCGATGGTCTCGCAGCCCGCCGTCACGGCCGACCTGATCCGGCGCGCCGCCCGCTGACCCCGCGTCGCGGACGAGGGAGGCGTCGCCGTCCTCGGTGACGCCTCCCCTCGTCCGCGCTGACCATCGAGGAAGAGAAGATGCACCAGCAAGCCTTCGACGACCGGCGCGAGCGCGGCCGGCACACCCGCGACCCGAGACCGGTCCTGTTCGCGCTCGCCCTCGGCACCTTCGCGATCGGCACGGGCGAGTTCGGCAGCAACGGCGTCATCCAGCTGTTCGCCGCCGACCTCGCCGTGTCGATCCCGGTCGCCACCCACGCGATCACCGCCTACGCCCTGGGCGTCGTCATCGGATCCCCGGCGATCACGCTGCTCGCCGCGCGCGCCGACCGGCGCGCCCTGCTACTCGGCCTCATCGTGCTCTTCCTCGTCGGCAACGGCCTTTCCGCGCTCGCGCCGAACATCGCCGGCCTCGTCGTCTTCCGGTTCGTCGCGGGCAGCGTGCAGGGCGCGTTCTTCGGCGCGGGGGCCGTCGTCGCCTCCTACGTGTACGGACCCGGCCGAGGCGGAAGGGCGTTCGCCACCGTGATGGCCGGCCTCACCGTCGCCACCGTCGTCGGCTCTCCGCTCGCCGCCTTCGTCGGCCAGCACGCCGGATGGCGCGCCATGTACTGGACGGTGACCGGTCTCGGCCTGCTCGCCGGTGCCGCCCTCCTGGCCTGGCTCCCCCGCACCGACGACCTGCGCGGCGGCTCCGTCGCGGCCGAGCTGAGCGCGCTGCGCCGGGGCGGCGTCTGGCTCATGGTCGGGGTCGCGGCGCTCGGCATCTCCAGCATCTTCGCCGTCTACACCTTCATCGGCCCGTTCGTCACCGACGCGGCACGGCGCGACGCCGCGCTGGTGCCCGTCGCCCTCGCCGTCTTCGGCGCCGGCATGGCGGCCGGCAACCACTTCGGCGGCCGCCTCGCCGACCGCTACGCGCACCTCGGCCTGACCGGAGGCTACGGCGGCGTCCTGGTGTTCCTCGTGCTGATCGGCACGGCCGGAGCCGACCTGCGCGTCCTGCTGCCCTGCCTCTTCGGCGTCGGCGCCACCATGATGCTCGCGATCCCCACGATCCAGGTCCGCCTGACCGCCCTCGCCCCGAACGCCCCCACCCTGGTGGGCGCCCTCAACCTGGCCGCACTCAACCTGGCCAACTCCCTCGGCGCCGTCGGCGGCGCCATCACCCTCGCCGCCGGCTGGGGCCCCCTCTCCACCGTCTGGGCCGGCTTCGCCCTGACCTCCGCAGGCCTCCTCCTCTACACCCTGACCCTCACCCACCGGAAACCGACGAGCCCGCTCCGGTGACCCCCGCACCGCCGCGGTCCTGGACGACGGGAGCGCCCAGGACCGCGGCGGACCTGCGAGAGCTTCCCTTGACCGGAGATCGGGCGAAGAGCCGCGCATGGTCCGGCCGACCGAGAAGGCCGACGGCCGGGAAGGGCCGTCGGGGCACGGCGTCGGGATGTCGGCGGCTTCGGGTCGGTGGTCAGTGGACGCGGACCGTCCAGCCGTTGAGGGCACTGGGGACCAGGGAGACGAGGGAGACGAGGTCACGGCGTCCTTCGCCCTCCCACATGCCGCCCTTGGTGATGCCCGCGGCCGCGCCGCCGGAGAACCAGGGGCCTCCGCTGTCCCCGCCGTCGGTGATCTCGGTCTCCATCATCATGAGCCTCGAGGCCGTGCCGGCGGCGGTGGTGACGGTGATGCCGTGCTTGCGGATCGCCGTGCAGCCGCGGCCCGTCACCGTGCCGAACTTGCAGAGGGCACGGCCCGCGTAGAGTTCGGAGAGCGGCATGACGCTCGTCACGTAGCGCTTGGTGCTCCAGTCCTCGTAGAAGGTGTCGGTGGCGCTCATGGTGCCCGGACCGAACCGGGAGAAGTCCCCGTAGGCGCCGACGTGGCGGAGCTTGGAGTACACGTTCGTCGTCGATGAGCCGTCGCCGCCGTGCAGCTGGTAGATCATGTACCAGCTGCCGACCTGCCCCACCGGGACGCAGTGCCCGGCGGTCATGGGGC harbors:
- a CDS encoding ATP-binding protein codes for the protein MGTARPDGADPSADAGSVRLRILGPLRVFRDGAERDAGPRQQAYLLALLLASAGRPVTTGELIDLIWGDDPPASALNVIHKYVGGLRRLLEPAIGARGASSYLHRRGNAYLLSAGPGALDLVAFRELVDRAAADVGERRREEALDHYVEALGLWQGPAGDGFAHGTAAMAVFSSIDDEFHAACAAAADLAVALGRADRVLPALQLAAKMGPFHEPVQAALITALGAAGRQAEALSAFDALRDRLADELGIDPGPALQAAHLQVLTRTSTPSPRPGGDVDRAPGSGDAGLVGRAEELAVLRQVLREAFSGRAGRGIVEGEPGVGKTRLLEEVADGAGRRGALVVWASCLEGDAAPALWPWAQALAVVLDGLPAPAREKWLSGDLGILFEARDDPAPMLSGSRAQFRLFEQVVTVVGQAASGRPTLLIVDDLQWADATSLQLFGHLAARLPPRASIIGSLRDRAPEPGSELSRVLAAAGRLPGHRRIRLGPLGPPDVAELIRRETGREPGAGVARTIHSRTGGNPFFVRELSRLLSDAGALAGAGAPVETGVPATVRDVVRDRMAGLDRGAGELLRIAALIGRDVEARLLARTAGVDLADCLGMLEPLRALGVLEPRPADPFAFRFSHDLVRESVAETTTPQEALRLHLRIADALEQSDADDESVTERLAYHLGAAGPLADPVRAAEAMKRAGRRATAKLAFAAADRHLQEAARIARTAGLPELELSALSLLAIAPRRQAGYGGTTSDLLERAERLARGLGRDAEAAGLLFARLFGAYTFLEWDREHLVRRLHEQGKASGDPVVQVYGRQAWGLHQWDIGNIGEAYRHFNENDLAIRHGPASGPTDTPIRRDVSGEWPGWQAVVTALHGDVEKAAALLDRWNGPADGYAVATWAYYITMITAMAGDAARVLQVVDRWTAVGTGRLALQQEHYVRLDWYWARALTGDDPAGTAEEAERLLAETLTDPPRFGLAFHLGLIAEMWLAAGRPDRAENALDRADRALEAHGQRYSEGLLRLLRARLLHARGEPAPAVRHAAEAARAWSTAHETHLFARRAQEFLDTLAPPAEPARHGEPPSSDADATPSPRP
- a CDS encoding bile acid:sodium symporter family protein: MDSEVIAASLPYALGVVMFGLGLSLTVDDFLRVGRHPRAVAAALLCQLVVLPVVCFGLVLAFGLPPEPAVGLMLVAASPGGPTANLFSHLFGGHVALNVTLTAVTSALVVITLPIVVNLSTAYFLADGAEVGLQTGKVVQVFMIVVLPVALGMLVRARAPRVARRLDGPVRVLSVVVLVVAIGTVLLGQRENLAGYFVAVGAAALAFNLVSLVAGYAVPRLVGAGHREAVAVGFEIGIHNTAFAMTVALGPALLNNAEMAIPAVVYGVIMFFTAAGFGRLLTRRGPRRSAVDGRAPVGEPG
- a CDS encoding class I SAM-dependent methyltransferase → MPFLREFAHDPRTVGAVAPSGPALARAATAVVPGTGSPVVVELGPGTGAFTGPIQRRLAGRGRHIAVEVNVRFARRLAVSLPGVEVVHADASDLAEVLARRGLGRADVVVSGLPWAAFTGDRRHAVLSAVVASLPPHGVFTTFAYVHARWMPPARRLHAELRSRFDEVVVGRTVWANLPPALVYYCRRPVAEPGRPVRALAGAERGGDGPLTGRGSAWDHAPWIPK
- a CDS encoding 2TM domain-containing protein, with the protein product MRSTKSENAVKWGLRAHAIAYAIAIPAQIIVWWTVTPEHFFWPLWPALGWGVGLACHALAVSSSKTRTGS
- a CDS encoding alpha/beta fold hydrolase, with the translated sequence MTTRRAVLAGSTAIATGALLGTDTAAAGPRPEARPTVVLVHGAFADASGWNEVASRLVRDAYPVLAPANPLRGVASDSAYLADVLRTLPGPIVIAAHSYGGIVATNAAAGNPNVKALVYVAAFAPDQGETLLGLQTKFPGSRLDEAALDFRPYGDGSVDGYIKRDSFPDVFAGDVPRATAALMWATQRPADVRTLGEPSGPPAWSTIPSFYLVARRDQVLPAEAQRFMAERAGSHVREVNASHVAMVSQPAVTADLIRRAAR
- a CDS encoding MFS transporter; its protein translation is MHQQAFDDRRERGRHTRDPRPVLFALALGTFAIGTGEFGSNGVIQLFAADLAVSIPVATHAITAYALGVVIGSPAITLLAARADRRALLLGLIVLFLVGNGLSALAPNIAGLVVFRFVAGSVQGAFFGAGAVVASYVYGPGRGGRAFATVMAGLTVATVVGSPLAAFVGQHAGWRAMYWTVTGLGLLAGAALLAWLPRTDDLRGGSVAAELSALRRGGVWLMVGVAALGISSIFAVYTFIGPFVTDAARRDAALVPVALAVFGAGMAAGNHFGGRLADRYAHLGLTGGYGGVLVFLVLIGTAGADLRVLLPCLFGVGATMMLAIPTIQVRLTALAPNAPTLVGALNLAALNLANSLGAVGGAITLAAGWGPLSTVWAGFALTSAGLLLYTLTLTHRKPTSPLR